A window of Flavobacterium flavigenum contains these coding sequences:
- a CDS encoding phytanoyl-CoA dioxygenase family protein, with translation MPWTILENLWKRSVNPDHFSTEKKDNYTWNNEIKTLFQLGISMEDTLQFLYTQKPDFEVFKSWVNGRKKDIATEIEDLTENVLTEEDLQFWKKNGYVVVKNAVSKEDCEATQKAIWEYLQMDPDKKETWYVRHQDQKGLMLNFSDHETLNKNRFSPIIKKAYEQLYKTNNIYKTIDKVSFNPPENDRFTFLGSPLHWDTSLKQPLTFALQGLLYLTDCGPDDGAFHCVPGFHNQINQWLDDLGPDENPREKAVETLRPKPVAGNAGDFIIWNNALPHCATANKGKTPRMVQYLTYLPNDYNASGEWL, from the coding sequence ATGCCCTGGACCATTCTTGAAAATTTATGGAAACGATCAGTAAATCCTGATCATTTTTCTACTGAAAAAAAGGATAACTACACCTGGAACAATGAAATTAAAACTTTATTTCAGCTGGGTATAAGCATGGAGGACACTTTACAATTTTTATACACCCAAAAACCTGATTTTGAGGTTTTCAAATCCTGGGTTAATGGAAGAAAAAAGGATATTGCCACTGAAATAGAAGATTTAACAGAAAATGTACTTACTGAAGAAGACCTTCAATTCTGGAAAAAAAATGGTTATGTAGTGGTAAAAAATGCTGTTTCAAAAGAAGACTGCGAAGCTACACAAAAGGCTATCTGGGAATACCTACAAATGGATCCTGATAAAAAAGAAACCTGGTATGTGAGGCATCAGGATCAAAAAGGACTGATGCTTAATTTTTCTGACCACGAAACCCTAAATAAAAACCGATTTTCTCCTATAATAAAAAAAGCCTATGAGCAGCTTTACAAAACAAACAACATTTATAAAACAATTGACAAAGTAAGCTTTAATCCGCCTGAAAACGATCGGTTTACTTTTTTAGGAAGCCCGCTTCATTGGGATACCAGTTTGAAACAACCACTCACATTCGCACTTCAGGGACTGCTTTATCTAACTGATTGCGGACCTGATGATGGTGCATTTCATTGTGTTCCGGGTTTCCACAATCAAATAAATCAATGGTTGGATGATCTTGGTCCTGATGAAAATCCAAGGGAAAAAGCTGTTGAAACATTACGACCAAAACCTGTTGCAGGCAATGCAGGCGATTTTATAATATGGAACAACGCTTTACCACATTGCGCAACAGCAAACAAAGGGAAAACACCAAGAATGGTTCAGTATCTTACTTATTTGCCAAATGATTATAATGCTTCGGGAGAATGGCTATAA
- a CDS encoding TolC family protein produces the protein MAKTKNKLRHAAALFSFLFLFGFSNLYSQDFNKEELTYSEFLGYVKKYHPLVKQANLEISTAQAALMLARGGFDPKIEVDYNKKEFKGTEYYSLLNSSFKIPTWYGIEIKAGFDQTDGQYYNPQNRTPEAGLTSLGINVALGQGMFINQRMADVREGKLQVKLSDAQRKLRAIEVLYKASEAYFEWRKSYNEAELYKRYLGFASTRFQGVKKLIELGDAPSIDSVEAGITVRNRELNLENGNLKLAKAKLYLSNYLWIENVPVELDDSVKPEENLIKTLEETLKTDAMMVDVETLDSHPKIQALETKMSILEVGRQLKANSLLPKLNVGYNYISEPSYFNSFNADDYKFNVDFSIPIFLRKERGSLKLAKLKIQDLKYDIDQQRLELKNKIKAQQTEIASLKRQKGVIDNLVKDYMTMLNSEEKLFSFGESSIFLINSRENNLVSAKLSQISIENQFYISNAELFKILANPD, from the coding sequence ATGGCAAAGACAAAAAATAAATTGAGACATGCTGCAGCGCTGTTTTCTTTCTTGTTTTTATTCGGCTTTTCTAATTTATACAGCCAGGATTTTAATAAAGAGGAACTGACTTACAGCGAGTTTTTAGGATATGTGAAAAAATATCATCCGCTGGTAAAGCAGGCCAATCTTGAGATTAGTACTGCTCAGGCTGCATTGATGCTGGCTCGTGGGGGATTTGATCCTAAAATTGAAGTCGATTACAATAAAAAAGAATTTAAAGGGACAGAGTATTATTCGCTATTAAACAGCAGTTTTAAAATCCCAACCTGGTACGGAATCGAAATCAAAGCCGGTTTTGACCAGACAGACGGACAATACTATAATCCGCAGAATCGTACTCCTGAAGCCGGTCTGACTTCTTTAGGAATCAATGTTGCCTTAGGACAGGGAATGTTTATCAACCAAAGAATGGCAGATGTACGGGAAGGAAAACTGCAGGTAAAACTGAGTGATGCGCAGCGAAAACTAAGGGCAATCGAGGTTTTATACAAAGCCAGCGAGGCCTATTTTGAATGGAGAAAAAGTTATAATGAAGCGGAGTTATATAAACGATATCTGGGCTTTGCAAGCACGCGTTTTCAGGGTGTAAAAAAACTGATTGAACTTGGCGATGCGCCATCAATTGATAGTGTAGAAGCCGGAATTACCGTTCGAAACCGTGAATTAAACTTAGAAAACGGAAATTTGAAATTAGCGAAAGCAAAATTGTACCTGTCGAATTATTTATGGATCGAAAATGTACCTGTTGAACTGGATGATAGTGTTAAACCGGAAGAAAATTTAATTAAAACGCTTGAAGAAACGCTGAAAACAGATGCCATGATGGTTGATGTCGAAACGCTGGATTCTCATCCAAAAATACAGGCTCTGGAAACCAAAATGTCAATTCTTGAAGTTGGAAGACAGTTAAAAGCGAATTCATTGCTTCCAAAATTAAATGTGGGATACAACTATATTTCTGAACCTTCCTACTTTAATTCTTTCAACGCCGATGATTATAAGTTCAATGTTGATTTTAGTATTCCGATTTTTTTGAGAAAGGAACGCGGAAGCCTTAAACTGGCAAAACTAAAAATTCAGGATTTAAAATATGATATAGATCAGCAGCGACTGGAACTTAAAAATAAAATTAAAGCACAGCAGACTGAAATTGCTTCTTTGAAAAGGCAGAAAGGTGTAATTGATAATCTGGTAAAAGATTACATGACAATGCTGAATTCGGAAGAAAAGCTGTTTTCCTTTGGTGAAAGTTCTATATTTCTGATTAATTCCAGGGAAAATAATCTGGTGAGTGCCAAACTATCACAAATTAGCATTGAAAATCAGTTTTACATTTCAAATGCCGAATTGTTTAAAATACTTGCAAATCCTGATTGA
- a CDS encoding peptidase domain-containing ABC transporter: protein MTPLKRFYDLLHLDKRDVYQIIFYAAFAGLVNLSLPLGIQAIINFIQSGQLSVSWIVLVILVTIGVGFGGILTILQLRIVENLQQRIFVRSSFEFAYKMPLIKFKEMYSEYAPEKANRFFDTLTVQKGTAKLLLDFCTAFLQVGLGIILLVLYHSFFTVIGLLFIVILYVIFKFSYKDGLETSLNESKFKYKVAAWLQEIARNRDSFRKKGGFEYALERNDGYVSKYLNYREKHFQVMKKQYIQLIIFKVIVTAALLSIGGFLVIHHQMNIGQFVAAEIVIVLLINSVEKIIFGLESFYDVLTSLEKIGQVTDMETSCIPETSAVTETGINIETESVGYNYPDHNKKSLKNINLKINQGEKIILRGTNGAGKSTLLRLLSGLLEPETGAMYVTDNYMNRLNEDTYRAQAGTYLQGDTLFAGTIRENILFGNDTLNNDDLKWALDNVGLTPDIKTFPNGLEHQVHPGGNELSASDTQKILLARSIVHKPNILFLEDPVDKMDELTSGKIIDFLLSEQNEWTVIVTSKNDIWKNKCNRMITIDDGKIINDIKL, encoded by the coding sequence ATGACACCATTAAAACGTTTTTACGATCTACTTCATCTTGACAAGCGCGATGTATATCAAATCATTTTTTATGCTGCTTTTGCCGGATTAGTAAACCTTTCACTGCCTTTAGGGATCCAGGCAATTATTAATTTTATCCAGAGCGGACAGCTAAGTGTTTCCTGGATTGTACTTGTAATTTTGGTTACAATTGGAGTTGGTTTCGGAGGAATCCTGACCATCTTACAGCTTAGAATAGTAGAAAACCTGCAGCAGCGAATTTTTGTGCGTTCTTCATTTGAGTTTGCGTACAAGATGCCTTTGATTAAATTTAAGGAAATGTATTCAGAATATGCCCCGGAAAAAGCCAATCGCTTTTTTGATACTTTAACGGTGCAAAAAGGAACTGCAAAGCTTTTACTGGATTTTTGTACTGCTTTTTTACAGGTTGGTCTCGGAATCATATTATTGGTTTTGTACCATTCTTTCTTTACCGTAATCGGTCTTTTGTTTATCGTAATTTTATATGTAATTTTTAAATTTTCATATAAAGACGGACTTGAAACGAGTCTTAACGAATCAAAATTTAAGTATAAAGTTGCGGCCTGGCTTCAGGAAATTGCACGTAATCGTGATAGTTTTCGTAAAAAAGGAGGTTTTGAATATGCGCTGGAAAGAAACGATGGTTATGTAAGCAAGTACCTGAATTATCGTGAAAAGCATTTTCAGGTTATGAAAAAACAATACATTCAGCTGATTATTTTTAAAGTTATTGTTACAGCTGCCCTTTTGTCTATTGGTGGTTTCCTGGTAATTCACCATCAAATGAACATCGGGCAGTTTGTGGCAGCTGAAATCGTTATTGTTTTACTAATTAATTCGGTAGAGAAAATTATTTTCGGACTGGAATCTTTCTATGATGTACTGACATCATTAGAAAAAATTGGACAAGTAACCGATATGGAAACATCTTGTATTCCGGAAACATCTGCAGTAACTGAAACAGGAATAAACATCGAAACTGAAAGTGTAGGTTACAATTATCCGGATCACAATAAAAAATCGCTTAAAAATATCAACCTGAAAATAAATCAGGGCGAAAAGATCATTTTAAGAGGAACAAATGGCGCCGGAAAAAGTACTTTATTGCGTTTATTGTCAGGTTTGCTTGAACCTGAAACCGGTGCGATGTATGTAACGGATAATTATATGAATCGTCTTAACGAGGATACTTACAGGGCACAGGCGGGAACTTATTTGCAGGGAGATACACTTTTTGCCGGAACCATTAGAGAAAATATTCTTTTCGGGAATGATACACTTAATAATGATGATCTTAAATGGGCTTTAGATAACGTAGGGCTTACACCGGATATTAAAACATTCCCTAACGGGCTCGAACATCAGGTACATCCGGGTGGTAATGAACTTTCGGCTTCAGATACCCAGAAAATTCTTTTGGCACGAAGCATTGTTCATAAACCTAATATATTATTCCTTGAAGATCCGGTTGATAAAATGGACGAATTGACCTCAGGTAAAATTATCGATTTTTTACTTTCTGAACAAAATGAGTGGACGGTAATTGTAACTTCTAAAAATGATATCTGGAAGAACAAATGTAACCGTATGATAACGATCGATGACGGAAAAATTATTAATGACATAAAGCTTTAA
- a CDS encoding PQQ-dependent sugar dehydrogenase → MKNTNYIMSLSMAVLTLFSCSNDDKASSDPGTPTNPVENNSPNTAYTPAFEGQTRIGGLQTNTEYEAKIITSGLTSPWGVKSLPDGRLLVTEKAGNMRIVKVTGEVSAAITGLPAVNASNQGGLLGLCLDPDFASNRMIYWVFAEAGTGGNRTAVAKGKLSNDEKTIEGATVIYRANPANPSDLHYGGRILFDKTGNLIVSTGERSVLETRPLAQSVTAALGKVIRITKDGQPASGNPNFNQAGALPELYSIGHRNPQGLALHPDTGEIWLSEHGPRGGDEINRLKAGSNYGWPVITYGIEYGGQKIGEGIQKKEGMEQPVYYWDPVVSPSGMTFYKGNRVPEWENNLFIGALSGQHIIRLAIKDNRVIGEERLLVSEGQRFRDITQGNDGALYAVTDGGRLYRIDKK, encoded by the coding sequence ATGAAAAATACAAACTATATTATGAGTCTTTCGATGGCAGTATTGACATTATTTAGCTGTTCGAATGATGATAAAGCTTCGAGTGATCCGGGAACACCAACAAATCCGGTTGAGAATAATTCACCCAACACAGCCTATACACCTGCATTTGAAGGTCAAACCAGAATTGGTGGGCTTCAGACTAATACAGAATATGAAGCAAAAATTATCACATCAGGATTAACAAGTCCATGGGGTGTCAAAAGTCTTCCTGATGGCAGGCTTTTAGTTACTGAAAAAGCAGGAAATATGCGTATTGTGAAAGTGACTGGAGAAGTAAGTGCAGCAATTACCGGTTTACCAGCTGTTAATGCTTCAAATCAGGGAGGTTTATTAGGTTTATGTCTTGATCCTGATTTTGCATCAAACCGAATGATTTACTGGGTCTTTGCTGAAGCAGGAACAGGAGGAAATAGAACTGCAGTTGCCAAAGGAAAATTATCAAATGATGAAAAAACAATCGAAGGCGCTACAGTAATTTATCGTGCAAATCCGGCAAATCCAAGTGATCTTCATTATGGTGGACGTATTCTTTTTGATAAAACTGGAAACCTTATCGTTAGTACAGGAGAGCGTTCTGTTTTAGAAACCAGACCATTGGCTCAGTCAGTTACGGCTGCCTTAGGAAAAGTAATCCGTATAACTAAAGACGGGCAGCCAGCATCAGGTAATCCAAATTTTAATCAGGCAGGAGCTTTACCAGAATTGTATAGTATAGGACATAGAAATCCGCAGGGACTGGCACTTCATCCAGATACAGGTGAAATCTGGCTGAGCGAGCATGGACCCCGAGGAGGTGATGAAATCAATCGTTTAAAAGCGGGTTCAAACTACGGATGGCCAGTTATTACTTATGGAATTGAGTATGGCGGACAAAAGATAGGTGAAGGAATCCAGAAAAAAGAAGGTATGGAACAGCCTGTTTATTACTGGGATCCTGTTGTGTCGCCTAGCGGAATGACGTTTTATAAAGGTAATCGCGTGCCAGAATGGGAGAACAACTTATTTATAGGTGCATTAAGTGGTCAGCACATTATACGTCTTGCCATTAAAGACAATCGGGTTATTGGTGAAGAAAGACTTCTGGTTAGCGAAGGTCAGCGATTTAGGGATATTACCCAAGGAAATGACGGAGCTTTATATGCAGTAACTGATGGGGGAAGACTTTATAGAATTGATAAAAAATAA
- a CDS encoding HlyD family secretion protein has translation MLNISKDNNVLITPGKYQSITSVARRPHYKILNKVIIGFLFFLIACLFLPWTQNISGSGSVTTLKPDQRPQTVHNAIAGRIEKWYVQEGDYVKKGDTIVFISEVKEDYLDPNLVGNTKQQVDAKKMAVESYGDKVNSLEVQAQSLNAERELKLQQAQNKIKQAQLKIKSDSMDLEAIKTQLRIAKTQFDRSTALNKEGLKPLTDVEQKRLKLQESEAYIVTQQNKLLSSKNELINAKVEINRITAEYTEKISKSKSDKFTALSTQYDTEAQVNKLENQYVNYRIRNGLYYITAPQSGYVNRALLAGLGETIKEGTPIVSIMPASYDIAVETYVDPIDLPLVHRGAKVRVWFDGWPRIVFSGWPGLSYGTYGGKIVAIENFISSNGKYRVLVSPDGPDNKWPKELSIGAGAQSIALLETVSVGYEIWRNLNGFPPNYYKADEKEAKDGKDKK, from the coding sequence ATGCTCAATATATCTAAAGATAATAACGTACTGATAACTCCGGGCAAATACCAGTCTATTACAAGCGTTGCCCGCAGACCGCATTATAAAATCCTAAACAAGGTTATAATAGGATTTTTGTTTTTTCTGATTGCATGTCTTTTTCTGCCATGGACACAAAATATCTCAGGAAGTGGTTCTGTTACAACTTTAAAACCAGATCAAAGACCGCAGACGGTTCACAACGCCATTGCCGGAAGAATCGAAAAATGGTATGTGCAGGAAGGTGATTATGTGAAAAAAGGCGATACAATTGTTTTTATTTCTGAAGTAAAAGAAGACTATCTGGATCCAAATCTTGTTGGGAACACAAAACAACAGGTAGATGCCAAAAAAATGGCGGTTGAATCGTATGGAGATAAGGTGAATTCACTTGAAGTTCAGGCGCAGTCCCTTAATGCCGAAAGGGAGTTAAAATTGCAGCAGGCACAGAATAAAATCAAACAAGCCCAGCTGAAAATCAAGAGTGACAGTATGGATCTTGAAGCGATAAAAACGCAGTTAAGAATCGCTAAAACCCAATTTGACCGTTCGACAGCGCTTAATAAAGAAGGTTTAAAGCCACTTACGGATGTTGAGCAGAAAAGATTGAAACTTCAGGAATCTGAAGCATATATCGTTACACAGCAAAATAAGCTTTTGAGCAGTAAAAATGAATTAATAAATGCAAAAGTCGAAATAAACCGAATCACAGCTGAGTACACTGAGAAAATTTCGAAATCAAAAAGCGATAAGTTTACTGCCTTAAGTACGCAATACGATACAGAAGCTCAGGTAAATAAACTGGAGAACCAATATGTAAATTACCGTATTAGAAATGGTTTGTACTACATTACAGCGCCACAAAGTGGATATGTAAACCGTGCTTTGCTTGCAGGTTTAGGAGAAACAATCAAAGAAGGGACTCCAATTGTCAGTATTATGCCGGCAAGTTATGATATTGCGGTAGAAACCTATGTTGATCCTATCGATCTGCCATTGGTGCACCGTGGTGCAAAAGTACGTGTCTGGTTTGACGGATGGCCAAGAATTGTATTTTCAGGCTGGCCTGGGTTATCTTATGGAACTTATGGCGGAAAAATTGTCGCAATCGAAAATTTTATCAGTTCTAATGGAAAATACAGGGTTCTGGTTTCACCTGATGGTCCTGATAATAAATGGCCAAAAGAATTGAGTATAGGGGCAGGCGCACAAAGTATCGCATTACTGGAAACCGTTTCAGTAGGCTACGAAATATGGCGTAATCTGAATGGTTTTCCTCCAAATTATTATAAAGCAGACGAAAAAGAGGCGAAGGATGGCAAAGACAAAAAATAA
- a CDS encoding two-component regulator propeller domain-containing protein, translating to MGFYVPVSSQETQVKFLDISDGLSNNSVVTIFQDTDGYMWFGTYDGLNRYDGYNFKVFRNRINDKKSLPFNTIYNIEGDSKNNIWIGGANGVCVYNKTSAAFHPVKHISLNKKPEIVKDIIHQVKAISKNSVLVASQNLGLLVFENGSFVGNSVPLLMSGNRNVVHNYDAVAIQNDTKNNRCWVYVRNVGLCVYSNDSKRLKVIFPFAVEVKTLELASDGDLWFGTDEGLFLFNTKSGSFSENYFSGRCTVSDILIDKKKEMWVTTDGNGIYKVTGKEKKAVLYSSVKENKLLKSNSVWSIYEDKAGNKWIGTLRGGISMLSNSAVYFKTIRYKANDPAENFILSFCEDEKNNLWVGTDGAGLKYWDRRTNTYINYGNKLSSKFITGIVRDNNNEIWLSTWAGGVNRINPKNNSVTQFSCYNPVTKQVEKNIWFVYKDSKSNIWASATNEGSLYLFDRATNSFVLFDKSINNLQCMTETSDGKLWAGNYSVLYSIEKETRKINKVTIGNPVRCIHEDKDKNLWLGTQEGGLLLFDRKTNTFKRLTTDDGLSSNTILRLLEDKEGNLWMSTYNGICRFDKKRKTFRNFSVNDGLQSNQFSFNAGIKLSTGEFLFGGINGFNSFFPGDIKSFSQENHLLLTDFYVNNQPIEESKAEIDRHSDKIKEVSLDYDQTTLSLEFVALDFNNADKINYAYLLDGWDQQWNYVGQNRRANYSRLPEGKYIFKVKTTNFKGGWNKEVSLVSIQVLPPWYRTWWAYSLYLLAIAGGLFVYLDYQKNKEKLKYKVKIAELESKKEKEIAEKQSSMFTYISHEFRTPLSLIINPLKKAVQKESVQNGSSGSDLAIAHRNARRLLSLVDQLLLFRKAENDADSLRLSPINVNNLCNEVYQCFVNQAKDKNIEYNFTIPDHEIMIIGDYEKIEISLFNLMSNAFKYTSVGGKIDLKLSETDDEVHLEITDNGDGIDKKDIEVIFEKFKQINSKVSIGTGFGIGLYIVKYFTDKHKGTVSCTSEPGKGSTFKLTFLKGDRHFENAEITNDVQKRSQLFDELIIDDSGDNTSENTLSEADLQKVMLTEKRTVLIVDDNTEIRNYLIKLFAENYIVYSAENGEEGLKLTKKHMPDLVISDITMEEMDGLELCRKIKESNDLSHIPVILLTASKNPETHLQGINDGADDYITKPFDDEILVARVESLLKNRSNLRTYFLNSITLKENTQKVPVEYQEILKKCIDIVEANIHKKDFTIKTFALEMGMSHRTLYTKIKIISGQTLNAFIRSLRIRRAAMLMLTEDINIAQASAEVGFEDPKYFRQQFVKLFGMTPSEYIKKYKSSFNSDLNIIK from the coding sequence ATGGGATTTTACGTACCAGTTTCTTCACAGGAAACTCAGGTGAAATTTCTTGATATTTCAGATGGTCTATCCAATAACTCGGTTGTGACCATATTTCAGGATACAGATGGCTATATGTGGTTTGGAACCTATGACGGACTAAACCGATATGATGGATATAATTTTAAGGTATTCCGTAACCGGATCAATGACAAAAAATCGCTGCCTTTTAATACGATTTATAACATCGAAGGAGATTCTAAAAATAATATTTGGATTGGCGGTGCAAATGGCGTGTGTGTTTACAATAAAACCAGTGCTGCGTTTCATCCTGTTAAACATATTTCATTAAATAAAAAGCCTGAAATTGTCAAAGATATAATTCATCAGGTAAAAGCTATTTCTAAAAACAGTGTTTTAGTTGCCTCGCAAAACTTAGGCTTACTTGTATTTGAAAACGGCTCTTTTGTCGGAAATAGTGTTCCGCTTCTGATGTCGGGAAACAGAAATGTAGTTCATAATTATGATGCGGTAGCTATTCAAAATGATACAAAAAACAATAGGTGCTGGGTATATGTCAGGAATGTTGGGCTTTGTGTATATAGCAATGATTCAAAACGGCTAAAAGTTATTTTTCCGTTTGCTGTAGAAGTAAAAACACTCGAACTGGCTTCAGATGGGGACCTTTGGTTTGGAACAGATGAGGGGCTTTTTCTGTTTAACACAAAGTCAGGTTCTTTCTCTGAGAATTACTTCTCCGGAAGATGTACAGTTTCTGACATTCTTATCGATAAGAAAAAAGAAATGTGGGTGACCACAGATGGCAATGGTATTTATAAAGTTACAGGAAAAGAAAAAAAAGCAGTTCTGTATAGTTCTGTAAAAGAAAACAAACTCTTAAAAAGTAATTCTGTCTGGAGTATTTACGAAGATAAAGCAGGAAATAAATGGATTGGCACTTTGCGTGGCGGAATCAGTATGCTCAGCAATTCGGCAGTGTATTTTAAAACAATCCGGTACAAAGCCAATGATCCTGCAGAGAATTTTATATTATCATTCTGCGAAGACGAAAAAAACAATTTATGGGTTGGAACAGACGGTGCAGGACTGAAATATTGGGACCGCAGGACAAATACCTATATTAATTATGGAAATAAGCTTTCGAGTAAATTTATAACAGGTATTGTAAGGGATAATAACAACGAAATCTGGCTTTCTACATGGGCAGGTGGTGTAAACAGGATTAATCCGAAAAATAACTCGGTAACACAGTTTTCATGTTACAATCCTGTTACAAAACAAGTAGAAAAAAATATTTGGTTTGTTTATAAAGATTCAAAATCAAATATTTGGGCAAGTGCAACAAACGAAGGTTCGTTGTATCTTTTTGATCGTGCTACAAACAGTTTTGTGCTTTTTGATAAATCAATAAATAACCTGCAGTGCATGACAGAAACATCAGACGGCAAGCTCTGGGCCGGAAATTATTCTGTGCTGTATTCTATCGAAAAAGAAACCAGGAAAATCAATAAAGTGACCATTGGCAATCCTGTTCGCTGTATTCATGAAGACAAAGATAAAAACCTCTGGCTCGGAACGCAGGAGGGAGGCTTATTGCTGTTTGACCGAAAAACGAATACGTTTAAAAGACTTACTACAGATGACGGACTTTCTTCCAATACTATTTTGAGACTACTAGAAGACAAAGAAGGAAATCTCTGGATGAGTACTTATAATGGTATTTGCAGGTTTGATAAGAAAAGAAAGACCTTTAGGAATTTCTCTGTAAATGACGGTCTTCAGAGCAATCAGTTTAGTTTTAATGCCGGGATTAAATTGTCTACAGGTGAATTTCTCTTTGGAGGTATAAATGGTTTCAACAGCTTTTTTCCCGGAGATATTAAAAGTTTCAGTCAGGAAAACCATCTGTTGCTAACAGACTTTTACGTAAATAATCAGCCTATTGAGGAGAGTAAAGCGGAAATTGACAGGCACTCAGATAAAATAAAAGAAGTAAGTTTAGATTATGACCAAACGACTTTGTCACTGGAATTTGTCGCTTTAGATTTTAACAATGCAGATAAGATTAATTATGCTTATTTGTTAGATGGATGGGATCAGCAATGGAATTATGTAGGACAGAACAGAAGGGCAAATTATTCAAGATTGCCTGAAGGGAAATATATTTTTAAAGTAAAAACGACGAATTTCAAAGGGGGCTGGAATAAAGAGGTCAGTTTGGTTTCTATCCAGGTTTTACCACCATGGTACAGAACCTGGTGGGCTTATTCTTTGTATTTACTGGCTATTGCCGGAGGTCTTTTTGTGTATCTGGATTATCAGAAGAATAAAGAAAAATTAAAATACAAGGTTAAAATTGCAGAGCTTGAAAGCAAAAAAGAAAAGGAAATTGCCGAGAAACAGTCGTCAATGTTTACTTATATTTCACATGAATTCAGAACACCGCTTTCGCTGATTATAAATCCATTGAAAAAAGCAGTTCAGAAAGAAAGTGTTCAAAACGGTTCTTCCGGAAGTGATTTGGCAATTGCACACCGAAACGCCCGTCGGCTTTTGAGTCTGGTCGATCAGCTTTTGCTTTTTAGAAAAGCTGAAAATGATGCAGATTCTCTTCGCTTATCTCCTATAAATGTCAATAATCTTTGTAATGAAGTATATCAGTGTTTTGTAAATCAGGCAAAAGACAAAAATATTGAGTACAATTTTACTATTCCGGATCATGAAATTATGATTATTGGGGATTATGAAAAAATTGAAATTTCATTGTTTAACCTGATGTCGAATGCTTTTAAATACACCTCAGTTGGTGGAAAAATTGATCTTAAACTATCAGAGACAGATGATGAGGTTCACCTTGAAATTACCGATAACGGGGACGGAATCGATAAAAAAGATATTGAGGTGATTTTCGAAAAGTTCAAACAAATCAATTCGAAAGTTTCAATTGGAACCGGTTTTGGAATCGGGCTTTATATTGTAAAATATTTTACAGACAAACATAAAGGAACCGTAAGCTGTACCAGTGAACCAGGTAAAGGAAGTACATTCAAACTAACCTTTCTAAAAGGTGACAGGCATTTCGAAAATGCAGAGATTACCAATGATGTTCAGAAAAGAAGCCAGCTGTTTGATGAATTGATTATTGATGATTCGGGAGATAATACATCTGAAAATACACTTTCTGAAGCCGATTTGCAAAAAGTGATGCTTACAGAAAAACGAACTGTTTTAATTGTAGATGACAATACTGAAATCAGAAACTACTTAATCAAATTATTTGCTGAGAATTATATCGTGTATAGTGCTGAAAATGGTGAAGAAGGTTTAAAGCTGACCAAAAAGCATATGCCGGATCTGGTTATTAGTGATATAACGATGGAAGAAATGGACGGCCTTGAGCTGTGCAGAAAAATAAAGGAAAGCAATGATTTATCGCATATTCCGGTGATTCTGCTCACGGCTTCTAAAAACCCTGAAACACATTTACAGGGAATAAACGATGGAGCTGATGACTACATTACAAAACCATTTGATGATGAAATACTTGTTGCCCGTGTTGAATCCTTATTGAAAAACCGAAGCAATCTGCGGACCTATTTTTTAAACAGTATCACTTTAAAAGAGAATACTCAGAAAGTACCGGTTGAATACCAGGAAATTTTGAAAAAATGTATTGATATTGTAGAGGCCAACATTCATAAAAAAGATTTTACGATTAAAACCTTTGCGCTTGAAATGGGTATGAGCCACAGAACGCTTTATACTAAAATCAAAATTATTTCCGGACAGACTTTAAATGCTTTTATCCGTTCGTTGCGAATCCGAAGAGCTGCCATGCTCATGCTTACCGAAGATATTAATATTGCACAGGCAAGTGCCGAAGTTGGTTTTGAAGATCCTAAATATTTCAGGCAGCAATTTGTGAAGTTATTCGGAATGACGCCATCTGAATATATTAAGAAGTATAAAAGTTCTTTTAATTCTGATTTGAATATCATTAAATAA